The genome window GTGTAGCAACTGGCTATGACTTCAGCTAGCTAGAGATGAATGTAATCAATGATTGTGTTCAAATAATTTATACTTACATCAGCCATGATAGAAATGTTATGTCTTTTATTCCACCGTCAATTGCTAGAAGAGAACTGAATTATGGTAAGAATGTCTGTAAATGTTGAGAATATCAGCAGGTGTTTTTTGTGCTCTTCCTAGCTTTCCTTGCTATTTCGTTGACAGCTAATTTAGCTCCAGCTGATACTGGGTTTagcaaggtagctagctagttagctggacTTGGTTGTTTTTCATATGGAGAACAAAATTTTAATGTATTACTACCTTGTAAATGTATGAATGCTAATCCACTGTTACCCCTattttaaattattatatatttttttatttaagtaaGCAGTTTTGCCCACAGGGAAATCATATGACTGGCTTAACCCATGTTGAGCCAGCAACATCCGATTTAAGCTGTTCGAAAATCCTTCAAAATAAGAGCCATGTAAACAGTGGAAATTGTTAATTCTGTTCAGTAGCACACAGTATCcaaaaccattgcatttctgcaATTTTCTTAATTTGCATAAGACATATTACTAAacctagaaaaaggagaaaaaaagagaatAGGAAATTAAGAAATAGATTAGATAGAAAGTGGGGTACTACTTAGTCTACTTCTCTGGGGTTATCATGCCCCCAGCTCAAATAGAGGAAACTATTTATACATTTGTACATCCCACACAGCCTTCAAATGTTCTTTCAAAACTCTCCCCTGACAACATAACAGGAGGTCTTGCTCAGAATTTACCTCAAGGTTTGAAATCTGAACTGAACAATAAGGCAATCCCAGTAACTAATTATGATCTGGCCTTAGCAGTTTGAGTGAAACCTGCTGTTTGAATATCTGGCATGCCTTTTCTGCTGTAGTGTCAGTATAATATTGACCAAAGAATGAAGCGCAATAGGTCGTCTATTTGTATTTTAATTTGTAGCTTATAAAATTGTGATTTGGTTGGCAACTTGTTTCGTGATATAACGTGTGAGAACTGAGCAGCCCTCCTCAAAAGGGCCCCTTACTTCACTCTACTGTTACAGTAATGATCTTTGTCTTCATCTTTTCCACCTACTCCATAGCAATGGGGGACTTTCAGAAATGTGAACAGGACTTCTACCAGTCAGGGTATTACATCGATGATCAGGGACAGGTGGCCTATGACTACAATGGCTATAACCTTAACCCAGAGTATGAGGATGAGTAAGTACAGTTAAAGTACagttaacgatggtcattatggccaaacagtaatatttttgtttcatcagaccagaggacatttctccatttctcctttgctgagtggcctttcaggttatgtctataggactcgtttgactgtggatatagatacttttgtacctgtttcctccagcatcttcacaatgtcctttgctgttgttctgggattgatttgcacttttcgcaccaaagtacgttcatctctaggagacagaacgcatctccttcctgagcggtatgatggctgcgtggtcccaaggtgtttatacttgcgtactattgttagtacagatgaatgcagtaccttcagacatttggaaattgctcccaaggatgaaccagacttgtggaggtctacaattttgtttctgaggtcttggctgaattcttttgattttcccatgatgtcaagcaaagaggcactgagtttgaaggtaggccttgaattacatccacaggtacacctccaattgactcaaattatgtcaattagcctatcagaagcttctaaagccatgacatcattttctggaattttccaagctgtttaaaggcacagtcaacttagtatatgtaaacttctgacccactggaattgtgatacagtgaaatacaatatatttgtaaacaatttttggaaaaattacttgtgtcatgcagaaagtagatgtcctaaccgacttgccaaaactatagtttgttaacaagaaatttgtggagtggttgaaaaacgagttttaatgactccaacctaagtgtatgtaaacttccgacttcaactgtaggtcttcTCATCTTCACATCTGTTTTTATTCATCTGTTGTGTATTTGTGCAGAGATTGGCATGAATTTTGAGCACATATGGCAGAAGACGTTGACAGTGCTGAACCCTATGATCCCAGCAGATGGCAGCATCATGAATGAGACCGACCTGACCCTATTCTGTTCTGTATTGCTCTGGGTGTCACTTTACTCATGGTGAAGAACCTCCCCAgcagctcgtgtgtgtgtgtgtgtgtgtgtgtgtgtgtgtgtgtgtgtgtgtgtgtgtgtgtgtgtgtgtgtgtgtgtgtgtgtgtgtgtgttgcatgtttTCACAGCCCAATTCATCATGATTTACTATTCAGATAAAACATATTTGTAGCTTTGCTGTATGTAATTGTGCATGTACTGTACTGAAAGTGTACTGTAACGAAATGTATTTACTCTTTATATAGGCAGGCAAATCCCACTTTGGCTATGTCTATGGGATCAGTACCATCGGCTGTATGGCGATCTACACCCTGTTGACCCTGATTAGTTCCCTGACTGTGTCCTATGGCTGTGTAGCCAGCGTGCTGGGCTACCGCCTCCTCCCAATTGTGGCACTATCTGCATTTGCAGTCGTCTTTCCCCTACAGCGAGTAGGCCTTTCCAGTCCAAAAACAATTAAAAGGTTGCCTAAATAATATTATGTAGAAAAACACAGTTTGCTCATCTTGATTTCTGTTCTGTCATGTCCTTTGTTCTGTCAAATTTGACTTTTGATTTACGCCCAGAGGGATCATCGGAACGATCCTGGCCTTGCTGGTGATTGGCTGGTGCAGTCTCTCAGCTTCCAAGATCTTCATCTCCACCCTGGCTATGGAGGGCCAGCAGCTGTTGGTAGTGTACCCCTGTGCCCTGCCCTATGGACTCTATGGAGTCTTTGCCTTGCTAACAGTGTTCTGAAGGCCACTACTGTCATTGACTGTCAACAGAGATCTAATTTCTGAAGCCCTACATTGGGCAATACATGTCTGGTATGGTATTGAGTTATAGTTATATATGGCGTTTTGTTTGTTAAATtcctagatttaaaaaaaatgaggaACAGTTTTTCCATAGGAGTTACTTTACATTGTGAAAAATGTCATCTGGGTGTGTAATTGGTTGACATTTGTGCATTGGAATGTGCCAATAAATGGAATTTGAAATGTTACATTGTGTCAAAAGGCAACACTGACTTCAATTGAAATTATGGAACTAACGAACACCATGTTGAAAAGCTATAAAACTTTATTTAAGATTGATTTTAAcagtataattcactgtatcttgTCTTAAAAAAACATACATTCAGGATATGAAAAAACATACATTGAGTATAAcatatttggggcggcaggtggttagagcgttggacaagtaaccaaaaggttacaagattgaatccccaagctgacaaggtacaaatctgtcgttcttcccctgaacaaggcagttaacccactgttcctaggccgtcattgaaaataagaatttgttcttaactgacttgcctagttaaataaaggtaaaaatatatatatatttcatctgGGAAATGAAAGAAAAAGCTAGAATTATTACCAGTGTATAAACTTACAAACCTACATGGTTCTTAGTCTTCAAAATACAATAGTGCAAGAGCATGGTTAAGCATGGTTTTACTATATAAAGAATGCATTGTTCTTCCAAGAATACAGTCTTAAATGATTTCATCCAATTTACACTCACAAAGCAGCCCACTTACAAAACATTTAACCTTAGAAAGTATTTTTAAACATCAGCAAAGAAATATGATGCTCCATTCTGATAACTTTTCCTTGGTGAAGTACATGTTGTCTTACAGTCATAGGACTGTAACTTTGAGTTAAAGTGTTTTTCTTTTACTGATCAAAAACAGATTTGTAGGACATGAAgatttttattttgaattcatCCATTCAATAGCACATGTCCAATACAGGGTTTGGCATAGCTGATTTACACAGCCTCTAGAATAATTCTGTATTTAGAGGATTAGTCTGTTCATAACTGTAGGGTTTGGATCTCTACTGTATTGGATTTAGGATTGCTTGATTATTCCCTATTATCTCAACCATTCAGGTCATAAACCATAAGGGACCAGGGGGAGTAATTGAGACACTGGGCCTATTGTGACTGTCCCTGAAGTAAATACATAAACACAAATCTTGAAGACCAAAGGTTGTGTGTTATAATAGCCAGCAGAGTCAGTAGACCCAGTCTCAGTTCCCATCATCTTTTTCCCATGGTATTTTTTTCAGATGAGGTCGGCTGCCACGCAGGTTACCCTTCAAGACGGCAGGTAGAGAAAGAAACAGATAAATGCTGTTGTAAGTACTGTAACAATGTGTACCTTCACTGTAGTTACCCTGTAATTGCATAGGTATTAGGGACACACTGTAAAGTGTGACTAGAAAGGTGAATTGTTATTAAAGGGGAATTTTACAGATTTTCTTTTTCTCATATATTATTCATTAGTCCGCTTTTGATACATTGAAGTTTTATACTGCTTTCAAGTCTCCTGATGCCCAAAATCAAGCATGATCCAAAAGTCTCATGATGATGTGTTTTGACACTGTGTGACTTTTCCCTAAAGTAAACACAAGCCTGCTAGGATTGCTATGAGGAATATAACATTGTTAAATTACTCACTGTATACACGTTGGAGAGGTTGGAAAGGTTGTTGAACAGCGCTTGACCTGCACTGACTTTATTCTTCACACCACGTACAGTCCCATTCTTGCTGCAGATATTAATGCGCTTGTTGCTAAAGAGCAGCTCCTTTTTGGTGCTAGCGTACATAAGCAGATCATCCGGATCACTCCCGCAATCATCCGGCGCTGTGCCCACCAACCCACACAGATGCCCATTTGCCTCTCTGGTTGGTGGGGAGCTCGCCTGCTCGCTCTCCGAGTTGCTGGTGCAGTCCGAGTCAACTGAGTCTGTCACTGAGCCACACAATGTCAATGTGTCATCCTTGAAAACCTCAGTTAAAATGCGACCACTATTTGCAGATGCCACCCGAAACCTTACGGTTCTCTGAGCCTTTTCTTTGTCTTGTCTTGAGGTTGTGCCCTCCATTGCAACGCAAGAGGGTGTTTTACATGTTTTACATGGTCAACATCTCTCTTTCAGTGAAGTAAGATGCATTCTTGTAAGATTAAGCCATACCCTTATGCTATTGTTCATTTTCCTCAATGACATGTCAAATCTAAGTCCAAAATGGTCTGAGTAAAAAAACTAGACACCAAAATGGTTAATAATGAATGAAGTTCTGCCATGGTAACAGTTAAAACAGGCAAACAGTAAACTGATATCCCCATGATGCATAATTAATTAATTGATTGGTCAAATATGACCAAATAGGCAACCGTAGTTGAGAGGTCACTGCAGATCAACAACCCACCAGTTCTTGTGCCCAGTGGCATGCCTCCACAGCCTCTCATCAGATGAAAGCTTCAGCAACTTTGAGGACCTATTATAATGTTATCAAGCATGCACCTGTTGTATAGGAGCATCCCTTTATTGTAGCAAGAGCAGGTTCCGTTAAAAAGGGAAGAGCGGAATCCTTCCTCAAGGCCATGATCAAATATTTCCCAACTAAAACTTTGCTGTCATTGACATAAAATCACACAGTCTGTCTGGGTGAATCAATTACAGCCAAAGTAAGAGCACAGAGTTTGGTAATAGAATGTAGAGTAATATACTTTTTTGTGGAATATTTATTGTAGATTATCCCTTTAATTTGAATACGGAAGTGAccctattgtcctgctgaaaaactcAAACACACGTGTCTACCATTGTCTCCCGCCTACATTCTACCAGCAAGAATAAGCAAGACCTAGAAGGAATAAGGTCGTCAACACGGCGATTtcacttcaaaataaaagtcaaaataaataaataaaacattttatgagcaaatgtattttgctaattaATTTTGTTTAACAATATGGAAAAAAGAAAACAGTTAATCGCCTTTACAAATAATATTATAGCATTGACATTATTGTTAACAGCAATAAAAGTAAAGATTACTAGATAGTTATCATGGTAACAGCAGTAATACAaataacaaaacattatttatctactgctaataataatagtaataacaatattaataatataattataataatcAACTTTAGAAAACACTTTTAAATCCCATTGTTAATTAGCCCATTCGTATTGCATGATGTTCAGTATGTTTTTCATATTGGACATACATATTGCACCATACACCATTTAATTCTGTATGTTGTGTCGCAGTAAGTCGTAGTAAAAGGGGGGTCCATTCTACTCTGATCACTTCTACTTTTCAAATCCACAGAGTTTACACCCAGAGGAGCATCGCTGCTCGTTCTACAAACAATATGTTTATTCAAAAAAtaatacctaaaggggtcctaaaattcaaaatcaaatagctaaatgatccatggtatgaccatctgaaAACAAttacatatgttagcttagtacccctactttgatgctaattagcattttcgaatctgagagtaaatagagccgaatatattgataaaagtcaccttgtccaattgagatttacatggttatcaaaccgactcaccagggtaagcctacacaaaacacagcccttatatTAAGTGTttataaaatcccctatgggaaattaatggtggaaaaacaattggaaccatttccctgttgttgtttttgtacttttacccctttttcatgatatccaattggtagttacagtcttgtctaatagctgcaactcccctacaaactcgagagaggcgaaggtcgagagccaatgcgtcctccgaaacatgaccctgccaagccgcattccttcttgacacactgctcacttaacccggaagccagtcgcACCAATATGTCGGACGAAACACagtccagctggcgaccgaagtcagcttgcaggcgcccgggcCCGCCACAAAGAgacgctagagcacgatgggacaatgatatcctggccggccaaaccctcccctaacccggacgccgCTGGGCCAAgtgtgcgccacctcatgggtctcctggccAAGGCCGGCAATGACATAGCATGGAatctgggtctgtagtgatgcctcaagcgaTGGGCccttttccctgtttgaccgctaggttttaaggatattatgacacctccaccgTGTGGCTCTATAGCTAGCTGGCTGGATATAAATCATGTTACTCCCTTGACACTGCATATAATATAAATCAAatgttttaaattatttattgtaGAGTCACAGAAAAGGCAGAGAAAACACAAATATTGGATCTGGTAAGTCTACTGTCTTGTCAGCTAGCTACTTATCTGACTTgcaattagttagctagctagtttcctAGCTACtgttaatgttgcgacagttcgtttctggtatcagaacaaaatagtcagcacatagtaacttctgatttagctgtactttaattaatgcaaacacgtgtgtggtaAATGGGTTGTTcatatatacggtctcgctgttttacctcgcagggcaaaacagagaagagggcgtcacattctattgttctctcttttatactctgacagagatagttcctgctcaatgctggcctgtcagagggaggaggagcgtggtttaaacttgctcctcctgtcgtcggcgtgcaggctgatcccagcgtcgtgacgcacttcctgttgccggttgtagttcttcttgtcttcaacagttgatttactcgtagtttatatacttaattttgtagcatagcttccccggtatattatataagttatgcatacaaatagccagttcaaccctaacactacCAAGCAACCTTGTGTTTTATAATGTTTTCTCTTTGCTACAGCCAGACAGCCTGGTACAGTCCAGAGCTGAAAGTGACGAGAATGACGAACCAGAGAAAAGTCGACATATCAGAAGTTGTTGTCAACTCTCAGCTGCCCTGCAGACCACGAAAGCGAAGATGAGAAGAGTGTAGAGGATAAAGAGGTGGAAGAGCATCTCAGTGAAGGCAAGTGAAAGTGCACACTGATTTTACCATAGTTTTGCTTGCAGATATATTGAATATTGGTTATGTCATGATTGTCGTTTGACTTTAGAACAGTAATGGTGTGCAAATCAAATCAGAATTTAAAATTAGAATTCTCTATTCTGCTTTATTTTATTAGGCAGTGAtggtgaggaagatgaggaacATCAAGAAGCAGGAAATGGTTTGACTGCGACACCAGAAGAGGCAGATGAGGAGGAAGCAGGATCAAATAAAGGGGGTGAGGTAGAAGACTAAACTTCACTCCATGGTGAAGGAagtttatgatgaacttcaccaa of Salmo salar chromosome ssa01, Ssal_v3.1, whole genome shotgun sequence contains these proteins:
- the grxcr1b gene encoding glutaredoxin domain-containing cysteine-rich protein 1; the protein is MEGTTSRQDKEKAQRTVRFRVASANSGRILTEVFKDDTLTLCGSVTDSVDSDCTSNSESEQASSPPTREANGHLCGLVGTAPDDCGSDPDDLLMYASTKKELLFSNKRINICSKNGTVRGVKNKVSAGQALFNNLSNLSNVYTVSNLTMLYSS
- the LOC106600306 gene encoding LOW QUALITY PROTEIN: protein YIPF7-like (The sequence of the model RefSeq protein was modified relative to this genomic sequence to represent the inferred CDS: inserted 1 base in 1 codon), whose amino-acid sequence is MKIGMNFEHIWQKTLTVLNPMIPADGSIMNETDLXPILFCIALGVTLLMAGKSHFGYVYGISTIGCMAIYTLLTLISSLTVSYGCVASVLGYRLLPIVALSAFAVVFPLQGIIGTILALLVIGWCSLSASKIFISTLAMEGQQLLVVYPCALPYGLYGVFALLTVF